From the genome of Erythrobacter litoralis, one region includes:
- a CDS encoding sensor histidine kinase, with the protein MIRLPSLSSLRLRFLLAVSLWVLLGIAAIWISAASIFSAHVEQSYHEELEVHVRELARLTEIAPDGAIRLSRPLSDPRYEVPLSGFYWQVTAPGREPLRSRSMTQGALDESIAHSPEILHRVDSGPTGAAITYGFTRRGPAGEDIHFVIATDQSELDRLIDAFTADLALWLAGLAALLLGTGLAVIAFGLRPLDRLAAAFGRLRRGEALELEGEYPAEIAPLAADLNAYIRQNEEMVARARVQAGNLAHSLRTPLAVITDEAERLTERSECAASGAVLLDQARAMEQQVEYQLARARSSAGRKRSGKGVVIPEVAVPILRAMERLHPERRFTMRATGCEGLVLPLDPVDFAELLSILLDNAGKWALSAVTLTFECDRKGHFTAEIEDDGPGMAEADIARAFEVGTRFDRAMAGSGLGLAIARDLAEAMGVDLAIRNGERGLRAMIRFAGDGVIE; encoded by the coding sequence ATGATACGCCTCCCCTCCCTTTCCAGCCTCAGGCTGCGCTTTCTGCTCGCGGTAAGCCTGTGGGTGCTGCTCGGCATCGCCGCGATCTGGATTTCGGCGGCGAGCATCTTCTCGGCCCATGTCGAGCAATCCTATCACGAGGAGCTCGAGGTCCATGTGCGCGAGCTGGCGCGCCTGACCGAGATCGCCCCTGACGGCGCGATACGCCTGTCGCGCCCGCTGTCGGACCCGCGTTACGAGGTGCCGCTTTCGGGATTCTACTGGCAGGTCACCGCTCCCGGACGTGAGCCGCTGCGCTCGCGCTCGATGACGCAGGGGGCGCTCGACGAAAGCATCGCCCATTCGCCGGAGATCCTTCACCGCGTGGACAGCGGGCCGACCGGAGCCGCGATCACCTATGGCTTCACCCGGAGGGGGCCCGCAGGCGAGGACATCCATTTCGTCATCGCCACCGACCAGAGCGAACTCGACCGGCTGATCGACGCCTTCACCGCGGACCTCGCGCTGTGGCTGGCCGGACTTGCGGCGCTGCTGCTGGGAACCGGGCTGGCGGTGATCGCCTTCGGGCTGAGGCCGCTCGACCGGCTTGCCGCGGCATTCGGCAGGTTGCGACGCGGCGAGGCGCTCGAACTCGAAGGCGAGTATCCGGCTGAAATTGCCCCGCTCGCAGCCGATCTCAACGCCTATATCCGCCAGAACGAGGAGATGGTCGCCCGCGCTCGCGTTCAGGCGGGCAATCTCGCCCATTCGCTGCGCACCCCGCTCGCGGTCATCACCGACGAGGCGGAGCGCCTGACCGAGCGCAGCGAATGCGCCGCCTCGGGCGCGGTCCTGCTCGACCAGGCGCGCGCGATGGAGCAGCAGGTCGAATACCAGCTGGCCCGCGCCCGCTCATCCGCGGGGCGGAAACGATCGGGCAAGGGCGTCGTTATTCCCGAGGTCGCGGTCCCGATCCTGCGGGCGATGGAGCGGCTTCATCCCGAGCGCCGCTTCACCATGCGAGCGACCGGCTGCGAGGGGCTCGTCCTGCCGCTCGACCCGGTCGATTTCGCCGAGCTTCTCTCAATCCTGCTCGACAACGCGGGCAAATGGGCGCTGAGCGCGGTCACGCTCACCTTCGAATGCGACAGGAAGGGGCACTTCACCGCCGAGATCGAGGACGACGGCCCCGGCATGGCAGAGGCCGACATTGCCCGCGCATTCGAAGTCGGCACGCGCTTCGATCGCGCGATGGCCGGGTCGGGCCTCGGCCTTGCCATCGCCCGCGACCTCGCCGAAGCGATGGGGGTCGATCTCGCCATTCGCAACGGCGAACGCGGTCTCCGAGCAATGATCCGCTTCGCTGGCGATGGAGTGATCGAATGA
- a CDS encoding ABC transporter permease, translated as MLGTTILLSLREIRRHILRSILTTLGIIIGVAAVVTMVTLGNGVTASVQEEISSLGASNFIVFPVRTDRGTIRPFDEDDVRAVQQQIAGVTIAGGNAGASATAFYNGQDWDTRVQGVNNAFLKAQSIDLTDGRAFTQDEETAGKNVCLLGLKVREAIFPPGASPVGARMRLGDVSCQVVGVIEERGQGGGGADDDDAVYMPLKTVQRRFKGNDNLDYFVVKYDAAYQAGVIQDSLVDLLRERRLLQDGQPNDFNVIDTAQVNQALGAATGALTAMVAVIASISLLVGGIGIMNIMLVSVTERTREIGIRLAIGALASEVRLQFLTEAVVLCALGGLVGIALGFVASIGLASVIDVPFVFDPVINIVSFAFAAGMGIVFGYYPARRASQLDPIDALRHE; from the coding sequence ATGCTGGGCACGACGATCCTTCTCTCCCTGCGCGAAATCCGGCGGCACATCCTTCGATCGATCCTGACAACGCTCGGCATCATCATCGGCGTCGCGGCGGTGGTCACGATGGTGACGCTCGGCAACGGGGTGACCGCCTCGGTGCAGGAGGAAATCTCATCGCTCGGCGCGAGCAATTTCATTGTCTTTCCGGTGCGCACGGACCGGGGCACCATCCGCCCCTTCGACGAGGACGACGTGCGCGCGGTGCAACAGCAGATCGCCGGCGTCACCATTGCCGGCGGCAACGCCGGAGCCAGCGCCACGGCCTTCTACAACGGTCAGGACTGGGACACCCGCGTGCAGGGGGTGAACAACGCCTTCCTCAAGGCTCAGTCGATCGACTTGACCGACGGACGCGCCTTCACACAGGACGAGGAGACGGCCGGCAAGAACGTCTGCCTGCTCGGGCTCAAGGTGCGCGAGGCGATATTTCCGCCCGGCGCCAGCCCTGTCGGCGCGCGAATGCGTCTCGGCGACGTGTCGTGCCAGGTGGTCGGCGTGATCGAGGAGCGCGGCCAGGGCGGCGGCGGCGCGGATGATGACGATGCGGTCTACATGCCGCTCAAGACCGTCCAGCGACGCTTCAAGGGGAATGACAACCTCGACTATTTCGTGGTGAAGTATGATGCAGCCTATCAGGCCGGTGTCATCCAGGATTCGCTGGTCGACCTGCTGCGCGAACGCCGGCTGCTTCAGGATGGCCAGCCCAACGACTTCAACGTGATCGACACCGCGCAGGTCAACCAGGCGTTGGGCGCCGCTACCGGGGCGCTTACGGCAATGGTTGCGGTAATCGCCTCGATCAGTCTGCTCGTCGGCGGTATCGGTATCATGAACATCATGCTCGTTTCGGTGACGGAGCGCACCCGGGAGATCGGCATCCGCCTCGCGATCGGCGCATTGGCCAGCGAGGTGCGGCTGCAATTCCTGACCGAAGCGGTGGTGCTTTGTGCGCTGGGGGGCCTCGTCGGTATTGCCCTGGGTTTCGTGGCGTCGATCGGACTGGCCTCGGTGATCGACGTTCCGTTCGTGTTCGATCCGGTCATCAATATCGTAAGCTTCGCCTTCGCAGCGGGCATGGGGATTGTTTTCGGATACTACCCTGCCCGACGCGCATCGCAGCTCGACCCGATCGACGCGCTGCGCCATGAGTGA
- a CDS encoding ABC transporter ATP-binding protein, translating to MTGEPLIQLEGITKTFGSGAAAFQALKGVDLTIERGEFVAIMGPSGSGKSTTMNILGCLDVPTAGVFRFRGVEVQKLDRDQRSLLRRRYLGFVFQGFNLLARTTALENVELPLLYRGESKAVRRAAAMKALDQVGLVPWANHTPAELSGGQQQRVAIARALATEPDVLLADEPTGNLDSERSVEIMELLRRLNAEGITILMVTHEEEMAAFAKTIVRFRDGLVERVDRGVLAAEGSPA from the coding sequence ATGACGGGCGAACCGCTGATCCAGCTCGAGGGCATCACCAAGACCTTCGGTAGCGGAGCGGCGGCGTTCCAGGCGCTGAAGGGCGTCGACCTGACCATCGAGCGCGGCGAATTCGTCGCGATCATGGGACCGTCGGGCTCGGGCAAGTCGACGACGATGAACATCCTGGGGTGTCTCGATGTGCCGACCGCAGGCGTGTTCCGGTTTCGCGGCGTCGAGGTGCAGAAGCTCGACCGTGACCAGCGCAGCCTCCTGCGGCGTCGCTATCTCGGCTTCGTGTTCCAGGGCTTCAATCTGCTCGCACGTACGACTGCGCTGGAGAATGTCGAACTGCCGCTGCTTTATCGCGGGGAGAGCAAGGCCGTTCGCCGTGCGGCTGCGATGAAGGCGCTCGACCAGGTGGGACTGGTGCCGTGGGCCAATCACACCCCGGCGGAGCTGTCGGGCGGCCAGCAGCAGCGTGTCGCCATCGCCCGTGCGCTGGCGACCGAACCGGACGTTTTGCTCGCCGACGAGCCGACCGGCAATCTCGACAGCGAACGCTCGGTCGAAATCATGGAATTGCTGCGGCGTCTCAACGCCGAGGGGATCACGATCCTGATGGTGACGCACGAGGAGGAGATGGCGGCCTTTGCCAAGACCATCGTGCGCTTCCGCGACGGACTGGTCGAGCGAGTGGATCGCGGAGTGCTCGCCGCTGAAGGCAGCCCCGCCTGA
- a CDS encoding efflux RND transporter periplasmic adaptor subunit, with product MNEATNPADPAGVDEFLGTQPRPRWRRWMKYWLPGLGVLLLVVTVVRCTADAPPPDYITQEVTRESLALSVTATGNLRPTNQVEVGAEVTGPVDSVTVDVNDRVSKGQVIAVINTEIIDQQIAQARANLNAARAGLAQAQATLDIDRVQLARLEEVRRLSDGRVPSQIELEQAEAAVERDLAAVASARANIEAADALLKGNLTTRSRAVIRSPVDGVVLARRIEPGQTVVAAFNTVTLFVIAEDLSRMQLRVAIDEADVGQVKAGQEASFTVDAYPGRRFPATLERIDLASGNTVEGQAGGAAAGAAGASAVVSYEARLVVANPEGLLRPGMTATATIATQNTGKALLVPNAALRFRPDAQEESGGGVFQPQIGLEEQKQQATIGVGSRQQVQVLQDDGTLEPVEVITGRSDGRRTVVRSEILEPGMKVVTGVRAAGR from the coding sequence GTGAACGAAGCGACCAATCCGGCCGATCCGGCTGGCGTGGACGAATTTCTCGGCACGCAGCCGCGCCCGCGCTGGCGACGGTGGATGAAATATTGGCTGCCCGGCCTCGGCGTGCTGCTGCTGGTGGTCACCGTCGTCCGGTGCACGGCCGATGCCCCGCCTCCCGACTACATCACCCAGGAGGTGACGCGGGAATCGCTTGCCCTGTCGGTCACCGCGACCGGCAACCTGCGCCCGACCAACCAGGTGGAAGTCGGCGCCGAAGTCACAGGCCCGGTCGACAGCGTCACGGTCGACGTCAATGATCGCGTTTCCAAGGGCCAGGTGATCGCGGTCATCAACACCGAAATCATCGACCAGCAGATCGCCCAGGCTCGCGCCAATCTCAACGCCGCCCGCGCCGGGCTGGCGCAGGCGCAGGCGACGCTCGACATCGACCGCGTCCAGCTTGCGCGGCTCGAGGAAGTGCGGCGGCTTTCGGATGGGCGCGTTCCCTCACAGATCGAACTCGAGCAGGCCGAAGCGGCCGTGGAGCGGGACCTTGCCGCGGTGGCCTCCGCCCGGGCCAACATCGAAGCGGCCGATGCGTTGCTCAAGGGCAATCTCACGACCCGATCCCGGGCGGTGATCCGCTCGCCGGTCGATGGCGTGGTGCTCGCCCGCCGGATCGAACCCGGGCAGACCGTCGTCGCGGCCTTCAACACCGTGACCCTGTTCGTCATCGCCGAGGATCTGTCGAGAATGCAGCTGCGGGTCGCCATCGACGAGGCGGATGTCGGCCAGGTGAAGGCTGGGCAGGAGGCGAGCTTCACGGTCGATGCCTATCCCGGCCGCCGTTTTCCCGCGACGCTCGAGCGGATCGACCTTGCCTCGGGCAACACGGTCGAGGGGCAGGCAGGCGGGGCGGCAGCGGGCGCAGCGGGGGCGAGCGCGGTGGTCAGCTACGAAGCGCGGCTCGTGGTCGCGAACCCGGAAGGCCTGCTGCGGCCCGGCATGACCGCCACCGCGACAATCGCCACCCAGAACACCGGCAAGGCGCTGCTGGTGCCCAATGCCGCGCTGCGCTTCCGACCCGATGCACAGGAGGAAAGCGGCGGCGGCGTGTTCCAGCCGCAGATCGGGCTGGAGGAGCAGAAGCAGCAGGCCACGATCGGCGTGGGCAGCCGCCAGCAGGTGCAGGTTCTGCAGGATGACGGGACGCTCGAGCCCGTCGAGGTCATCACCGGACGCAGCGACGGGCGGCGCACCGTGGTGCGCTCCGAAATCCTCGAACCCGGCATGAAGGTCGTCACCGGGGTCAGGGCGGCGGGCCGATGA
- a CDS encoding efflux transporter outer membrane subunit — translation MKDGYDRVAPPISGGVLAIAILALAGCASLAPEQPAMSSVQPVPEQWVLAEPGATDIPLERYWVMLEDPLVEEFVGRARAENLDLVQAVARLRAARAFLRQARADRVPTVNASGGARRDVGDFAADDVLLSAGLDAAWEIDLFGRIDGSIDAARSDVEAAGYSLGDLERVIVAQVANQVVTARSLAEQLAIARETLANQDDNLQIARWRNQAGLVNSLDVEQARTQRAQTAASIPQLESNLVAVANSISTLIGETPGRVYRALEEAPRSVPVPPIDVALAVPADTLRRRPDVSAAEAGLAADLERVGVARTQLFPLARLSGTIGTSATDVGSLFDLVTGNVFASLSQLIFDGGRVRGRIEGAQAAADGSLAAWRQSILLALEEVESAAVDLDTSAERVIALAEATEGAQNAAILARSQYQAGLIDFQRLLVAESQLLGTRNALVNAEAGRAIAFISLARALGGGWSVPDGTGIEQSAARESTQ, via the coding sequence ATGAAGGACGGATACGATCGCGTCGCACCGCCGATCTCGGGCGGTGTGCTGGCTATTGCCATCCTCGCGCTGGCCGGTTGCGCCTCGCTTGCTCCCGAGCAGCCTGCGATGAGCAGCGTTCAGCCCGTTCCCGAGCAGTGGGTTCTGGCGGAACCCGGCGCGACGGATATTCCGCTTGAGCGCTACTGGGTCATGCTTGAGGATCCGCTGGTTGAGGAGTTCGTGGGGCGCGCAAGGGCCGAAAACCTCGATCTCGTTCAGGCGGTGGCACGCCTGCGCGCCGCTCGGGCGTTCCTGCGACAGGCGCGTGCCGACCGCGTGCCCACCGTCAATGCGAGCGGCGGCGCGAGGCGCGATGTCGGCGATTTTGCTGCTGACGACGTGCTGCTTTCGGCTGGTCTCGATGCTGCATGGGAGATCGACCTGTTCGGGCGGATCGACGGTTCGATCGACGCGGCGCGCAGCGACGTCGAGGCGGCGGGCTATTCGCTCGGCGATCTTGAGCGGGTGATCGTCGCTCAGGTGGCGAACCAGGTGGTGACGGCCCGCTCGCTGGCAGAGCAGCTCGCGATCGCGCGCGAGACACTCGCCAACCAGGACGACAATCTCCAGATCGCGCGCTGGCGCAACCAGGCGGGACTGGTGAACAGCCTCGATGTCGAGCAGGCGCGCACCCAGCGGGCACAGACCGCGGCGAGTATCCCGCAGCTTGAAAGCAATCTCGTCGCCGTGGCCAACTCGATCTCGACCCTGATCGGCGAGACGCCGGGCCGGGTCTATCGGGCGTTGGAGGAGGCTCCGCGCTCGGTGCCCGTGCCGCCAATCGACGTCGCGCTCGCGGTGCCCGCAGACACGCTGCGCCGCCGTCCGGACGTGAGCGCCGCCGAGGCAGGGCTCGCGGCCGATCTCGAGCGCGTGGGCGTCGCCCGCACACAGCTTTTTCCGCTGGCGCGGTTGTCTGGCACGATCGGCACCAGCGCCACCGATGTCGGCAGCCTGTTCGATCTCGTTACCGGAAACGTCTTCGCCAGCCTGTCGCAGCTGATTTTCGACGGCGGCCGGGTGCGGGGGCGGATCGAGGGGGCACAGGCTGCCGCCGACGGGTCGCTCGCCGCTTGGAGGCAGAGCATCCTCCTCGCGCTCGAGGAAGTCGAAAGCGCGGCGGTCGATCTCGATACCAGCGCCGAGCGGGTGATCGCCCTTGCCGAGGCGACCGAGGGCGCACAGAACGCCGCCATCCTTGCGCGCAGCCAGTACCAGGCCGGCCTCATCGATTTTCAGCGGCTTCTGGTCGCCGAGAGCCAGTTGCTCGGCACGCGCAACGCACTCGTGAATGCCGAGGCGGGACGCGCGATTGCCTTCATCAGCCTTGCTCGCGCATTGGGCGGAGGGTGGTCCGTGCCGGATGGGACAGGCATCGAACAATCGGCGGCTAGGGAGTCCACGCAGTGA
- a CDS encoding autotransporter domain-containing protein, which produces MSKLRLLTGVGFLGFAGGLLPVPASASDPSNQANEDISLEAQGTFVGFRSDAPAVSLELPDPAAMADYIALRSSPNARVDLTLEAPNLSDYRANTGTPGNDAIQPEIFVRDDVGLPASFDADDTQPSVVQIFSQDNVTGDVFLNCTGSVINPRTILTAAHCLNFNSSEAYGLPEIGAATTMLIATGADTSSRLFNYLATGAGYAEGGLAQSTDVVIHPSANLDDGGLPFPFADIALIAVDQPITDVPILPILLTPLTELTRVVQVGYGSFGAGLGGPPADATILDSLLRRVGENDLGALASFADFDDVVFANDAPNAVNFGSSTQPYYWTDFDFPDRDAFGLTGCNFNGNGPECATLGDIISTDWFDGDALPNEVGTAPGDSGSPLIVPDLYDQPVNIAVLSGGVSFFREFLNATLGFDNTYGDISFYNPIYPFFQFISENTSYKYVSAKAGSGNWSDPNRWTQDLDPAFLIDDGTGNLVNGLPEGEEAGIFSVGDSIGIILGTDIADFPDIVSPFGPQPGDPNFGGNLPESSALLGPGSTGFVAQNTDGSPGQSFENPAKYFEVHLNKFGVTNVDIDVEIDKLVLDNGLALFNLPEERTFNTIIGYEQFNGTARIDGQFNAGLVALMGGLLTGEGTVASEVVFNIGAGVAPGGLFGIGTLTIDGDYVQASDAALLVNTEVRRRQVTNDLLSITGDASLAGNLIVAGNRRLRFADEFAVLAANTIAGGFDETLLVTFSPLLFAESRVEGGEVIVDVKARRLRDLFSSFRNLKSLGAALDTLRFDGRFNEFVGLFDVIDGAGVNALVPTLQSLTPISAFGQSTVATNFSQRFTGQISQRTLALRGGNRAANTFSAAGAGQVSNIAQVGGAEIGKLGFFGTVSGQYLVTAQERNTGRNALEESAFMQAGELTLGADLRMSENLTIGFAMTSIQNSAPVLGFRQRADDTSLSGAVYAALQSGQMFTDVYMGFSRQSFGVERASQGNFALLYDSARGEAQGRQQFGGARVGYAFGLAPGVKAGPVASVDYVRSDLGGFSEFGAGDFGLTVLDRTFTSVGAKAGMMASLETGTGRKGGLTAFGSVAYARELADTQDIVTAAFLSAKDVPFTVVNQLDPNWVSLSAGFDFTLGSYFSVGLSGQSDMGRGVLTNNQGRVNFNWKF; this is translated from the coding sequence ATGTCAAAATTGCGGCTTCTAACCGGCGTAGGATTTCTGGGTTTCGCAGGAGGGCTCTTGCCAGTCCCTGCCAGCGCTTCAGACCCCAGCAATCAAGCAAACGAAGACATCAGTTTGGAAGCGCAAGGCACCTTTGTGGGGTTTCGAAGCGATGCGCCAGCCGTCTCGCTTGAGCTACCAGATCCGGCCGCAATGGCCGACTACATCGCCCTTCGATCATCACCCAACGCTCGAGTGGATCTGACGCTGGAGGCCCCTAATCTCAGCGATTATCGGGCAAACACTGGCACGCCCGGCAATGACGCCATCCAGCCTGAGATATTTGTGCGCGATGATGTCGGGCTGCCAGCCTCCTTCGACGCCGATGATACGCAGCCTTCTGTCGTCCAGATTTTCAGTCAGGACAACGTGACGGGCGACGTGTTTCTCAATTGTACAGGCAGCGTCATCAATCCTCGCACCATTCTGACCGCCGCACACTGCTTGAATTTCAATTCGTCGGAAGCCTATGGCCTGCCCGAAATCGGCGCTGCAACTACTATGCTGATCGCCACTGGAGCGGACACCTCTTCGCGGCTGTTCAATTATCTTGCCACCGGGGCCGGTTACGCTGAAGGCGGTCTGGCGCAGAGCACCGACGTGGTCATCCATCCATCCGCCAACCTAGACGATGGCGGGCTACCTTTCCCATTCGCAGACATAGCTCTGATCGCGGTCGACCAACCGATCACCGATGTTCCGATCCTGCCTATTCTGCTAACCCCGCTGACTGAGCTCACGAGGGTTGTGCAGGTTGGCTATGGCTCGTTCGGGGCCGGGCTTGGCGGGCCTCCGGCGGATGCAACTATATTGGATAGTCTCCTGCGGCGCGTTGGCGAAAATGACCTCGGCGCTCTTGCATCCTTTGCTGATTTTGATGACGTCGTGTTTGCCAACGATGCACCCAACGCAGTCAATTTCGGTAGCAGCACTCAGCCGTACTATTGGACCGACTTCGATTTTCCAGACCGTGATGCGTTCGGCCTGACAGGCTGCAACTTCAACGGTAACGGACCGGAATGCGCGACCCTGGGCGATATCATCTCGACCGATTGGTTTGACGGCGACGCCTTACCCAACGAGGTTGGAACAGCTCCGGGGGACAGCGGTTCGCCGCTGATCGTGCCCGACCTCTACGATCAGCCGGTCAATATTGCGGTGCTTAGCGGTGGGGTAAGTTTTTTTCGCGAGTTCCTCAATGCCACATTGGGTTTCGACAACACCTATGGCGACATCAGCTTTTACAATCCGATCTACCCTTTTTTCCAGTTCATAAGCGAAAACACGTCGTACAAATACGTCTCAGCCAAAGCTGGGAGCGGGAACTGGTCTGACCCGAACCGTTGGACCCAGGATCTTGACCCCGCGTTCCTCATCGATGACGGCACCGGCAATCTCGTGAACGGCTTGCCCGAAGGCGAAGAGGCCGGCATCTTCTCGGTCGGCGACAGCATCGGGATCATTCTAGGCACCGATATTGCGGACTTCCCAGATATCGTGTCTCCCTTTGGTCCGCAGCCGGGCGATCCGAATTTTGGTGGTAACCTGCCAGAGAGTTCAGCGCTATTAGGGCCGGGTTCGACAGGCTTTGTTGCGCAGAACACCGATGGCTCACCGGGCCAGTCGTTTGAGAACCCGGCCAAATATTTCGAGGTCCACCTCAACAAGTTTGGCGTGACGAATGTCGATATTGATGTCGAGATCGACAAGCTAGTGCTCGACAACGGCCTCGCTTTATTTAACCTTCCCGAAGAGCGCACCTTCAACACAATCATTGGCTACGAGCAGTTCAACGGGACCGCGAGGATCGATGGACAGTTCAACGCGGGGCTAGTCGCTCTGATGGGCGGATTGCTGACCGGCGAAGGGACGGTTGCGAGTGAGGTCGTGTTCAACATCGGCGCTGGCGTTGCGCCGGGAGGTCTGTTTGGCATCGGCACGCTCACCATCGATGGGGACTATGTCCAAGCTAGCGACGCAGCGCTGTTGGTGAACACCGAAGTCCGCCGTCGGCAAGTCACCAATGACCTGTTGTCGATCACCGGCGATGCAAGCCTTGCTGGCAATCTCATCGTGGCGGGAAATCGTCGTCTGCGTTTTGCCGACGAATTTGCGGTGCTTGCCGCAAACACGATTGCCGGCGGCTTCGACGAGACCCTCCTTGTGACCTTCTCACCGCTTCTCTTTGCTGAGTCGCGCGTCGAAGGCGGCGAGGTAATCGTTGATGTGAAGGCTCGGCGTCTGCGCGATCTGTTCTCGTCCTTCCGCAACCTCAAGTCGCTCGGAGCCGCGCTCGACACGCTTCGTTTCGATGGGCGTTTCAACGAGTTTGTGGGGCTGTTCGACGTGATCGACGGCGCCGGCGTCAATGCCCTCGTCCCAACGCTGCAATCCTTGACGCCGATAAGTGCGTTTGGCCAATCGACCGTTGCGACAAACTTCTCGCAGCGGTTCACCGGGCAAATCTCGCAGCGCACGCTAGCCTTGCGTGGGGGTAACCGGGCGGCCAACACCTTCTCCGCTGCGGGCGCTGGTCAGGTGTCGAACATTGCACAGGTCGGCGGCGCTGAAATCGGCAAGCTCGGCTTTTTCGGGACGGTGAGCGGTCAGTATCTGGTCACCGCTCAAGAGCGCAACACTGGCAGAAACGCCTTGGAGGAATCAGCCTTCATGCAGGCCGGCGAACTGACGCTGGGTGCGGATTTGCGGATGTCCGAAAATCTGACCATCGGCTTTGCAATGACCAGCATCCAGAACAGCGCGCCGGTTCTGGGCTTCCGACAGCGCGCGGACGACACCAGCCTTTCCGGGGCAGTCTACGCCGCGCTACAATCGGGCCAGATGTTTACGGACGTCTATATGGGCTTCTCACGCCAGAGCTTTGGCGTTGAGCGCGCCAGTCAAGGCAACTTTGCCCTTTTGTATGACAGCGCGAGAGGCGAAGCGCAGGGCCGCCAGCAGTTTGGTGGAGCGCGCGTCGGTTACGCATTTGGCCTTGCGCCGGGCGTGAAGGCGGGGCCTGTGGCCAGCGTCGACTATGTACGCAGCGATCTTGGCGGTTTCTCCGAGTTCGGAGCGGGCGACTTCGGTCTCACCGTGCTTGACCGTACTTTCACCTCGGTCGGAGCAAAGGCAGGCATGATGGCGTCGCTTGAAACCGGTACGGGGCGCAAAGGCGGGCTGACCGCTTTTGGGTCGGTGGCTTACGCGCGGGAACTGGCTGACACGCAAGACATCGTCACCGCCGCATTCCTCAGCGCCAAGGATGTGCCATTTACAGTCGTCAACCAGCTTGACCCGAACTGGGTCTCGCTGTCGGCCGGTTTCGATTTTACGCTTGGTTCGTACTTCAGCGTTGGCCTAAGCGGGCAGTCCGACATGGGCCGCGGCGTGCTGACGAATAACCAGGGACGTGTGAACTTCAACTGGAAGTTCTAG
- a CDS encoding APC family permease, which produces MSGSPQPGQLHKRLGLPFAIAVCVGLVVGTGIMRAPGEIANMVPDPTVVMLLWLAGGLYVLLMANVAAEISSAIPRSGGHYIPVHEALGDSMGLLVGWTMWVVGVAACAFLSLAAAEFLGTVVPWVADHVASVAVFFLLCVTALNWAGVEEGRRAQIISTALKIVLLLAVVGVALVMPAGAAAGEVEVAPIEVEPLSVLTVLAGLQFIVAVYDGWYASIYFAGEDKDPGRNIPRSLFQSAIIVTLIYLAVNWALIRALDFSVLRASTLPMATVIEVATGRWGSIVVALVAVLMALGTLNAVVMSNPRALYGMAEDGLFVKSALRVNRGGTPTFALAIGTLLAIPLIYSGGYVFVFRLAGAMVLFGSCLFVLSYFALRKHRPDLARPYRAKGHPVLPALALMINLALLTGFVIAEPVSGAIMAGMIAVCIPVGLHLEREKRRRAPTAT; this is translated from the coding sequence ATGAGCGGGAGCCCGCAGCCTGGCCAGCTCCACAAGCGGCTCGGTCTGCCGTTCGCCATCGCCGTGTGCGTCGGACTGGTCGTCGGGACCGGCATCATGCGCGCGCCGGGCGAGATCGCCAACATGGTGCCCGATCCGACGGTCGTCATGCTGCTGTGGCTGGCGGGAGGGCTGTACGTCCTGCTGATGGCCAATGTCGCGGCCGAAATCTCGTCGGCCATCCCGCGCTCCGGAGGGCATTACATCCCGGTCCACGAAGCGCTGGGGGATTCAATGGGTTTACTCGTCGGCTGGACCATGTGGGTCGTCGGGGTTGCGGCTTGCGCCTTCTTGTCGCTCGCCGCAGCGGAGTTTCTGGGCACGGTCGTCCCATGGGTCGCCGACCATGTGGCGAGCGTGGCGGTGTTCTTCCTGCTTTGCGTGACAGCGCTCAACTGGGCCGGAGTGGAAGAAGGTCGCCGGGCACAGATCATCAGCACCGCTCTCAAGATCGTCCTGCTGCTCGCGGTCGTCGGCGTCGCGCTTGTCATGCCGGCGGGTGCGGCGGCGGGCGAGGTCGAAGTCGCACCGATAGAAGTCGAGCCGCTCTCGGTCCTGACCGTGCTTGCCGGATTGCAGTTCATCGTCGCAGTCTATGACGGCTGGTATGCGTCGATCTATTTCGCGGGAGAAGACAAGGATCCCGGCCGCAACATTCCGCGTTCGCTGTTCCAGTCTGCGATCATCGTCACCCTCATTTACCTTGCCGTCAACTGGGCCCTGATCCGGGCGCTTGATTTTTCGGTGCTGCGCGCATCGACCTTGCCCATGGCGACCGTGATCGAGGTGGCCACCGGGCGGTGGGGTTCGATCGTCGTGGCTCTGGTCGCGGTGCTGATGGCGCTGGGAACGCTTAATGCGGTCGTGATGTCGAACCCGCGCGCGCTCTATGGCATGGCCGAGGATGGCCTGTTCGTGAAATCCGCGCTCAGGGTCAACCGCGGCGGAACGCCCACCTTTGCTCTCGCCATTGGAACATTGCTAGCGATCCCGTTGATCTATTCGGGCGGCTATGTGTTCGTTTTCCGTCTTGCGGGCGCGATGGTCCTGTTCGGGTCGTGCCTGTTCGTGCTGTCCTATTTCGCGCTCCGAAAGCACCGCCCCGACCTCGCCAGACCCTATCGCGCCAAGGGACACCCGGTCCTTCCCGCGCTCGCCCTGATGATCAACCTTGCGCTTCTGACCGGTTTCGTGATCGCCGAACCGGTCAGCGGGGCAATCATGGCGGGGATGATTGCGGTCTGCATCCCTGTCGGCCTTCATCTCGAGCGCGAGAAACGGCGGCGTGCCCCGACAGCTACCTAA